The Numida meleagris isolate 19003 breed g44 Domestic line unplaced genomic scaffold, NumMel1.0 unplaced_Scaffold391, whole genome shotgun sequence genome window below encodes:
- the LOC110391506 gene encoding lamin-A-like, which yields MLRRVDAENRLQTLKEELEFQKNIYSEELRETKRRHETRLVEIDNGRQQEFESKLAEALQDLRRQHENQIRQYRDELEKTYGAKVTPGRRPHGVG from the exons ATGCTGCGCCGCGTGGACGCCGAGAACCGGCTGCAGACGctgaaggaggagctggagtTCCAGAAGAACATCTACAGCGAG GAGCTGCGGGAGACCAAGCGGCGGCACGAGACGCGCCTGGTGGAGATCGACAACGGGCGGCAGCAGGAGTTCGAGAGCAAGCTGGCCGAGGCGCTGCAGGACCTGCGGCGCCAGCACGAGAACCAGATCCGGCAGTACCGAGACGAGCTCGAGAAGACCTACGGGGCCAAGGTGACGCCAGGCCGCCGGCCCCACGGCGTCGGGG